The following proteins come from a genomic window of Macaca fascicularis isolate 582-1 chromosome 8, T2T-MFA8v1.1:
- the DEFB134 gene encoding beta-defensin 134, translating into MKPLLIMLVFLFLWDPVLAGINSLPSEMHKKCYKNGICRLECYESEMLVAYCMFQLECCVTGNPAP; encoded by the exons ATGAAGCCTCTCCTCATTAtgcttgtctttcttttcctttgggatCCAGTGCTGGCAG GTATAAATTCATTACCATCAGAAATGCACAAGAAATGCTATAAAAATGGCATCTGCAGACTTGAATGCTATGAGAGTGAAATGTTAGTTGCCTACTGTATGTTTCAGCTGGAGTGCTGTGTCACAGGAAATCCTGCACCCTGA
- the DEFB135 gene encoding beta-defensin 135, with amino-acid sequence MATRSILLALVVLDLLFYVPPGRSGPNVYIQKLFASCWRLRGSCRQKCLKKEEYHILCDTTRLCCVNPKHLPILTG; translated from the exons ATGGCCACAAGGAGCATCCTCTTGGCCCTCGTGGTCCTTGACTTGCTCTTCTATGTTCCACCAG GTAGAAGTGGACCCAACGTCTACATACAAAAACTCTTTGCTTCATGTTGGCGACTGCGGGGTTCTTGCaggcaaaaatgtttaaaaaaagaagaatatcaTATTTTGTGTGATACTACACGTTTATGCTGTGTAAACCCAAAACATTTACCTATACTGACTGGGTAA